A single Vulcanisaeta distributa DSM 14429 DNA region contains:
- a CDS encoding trimeric intracellular cation channel family protein, with amino-acid sequence MGFVNLLINIFNYIGIVAFAASGAFKAYEKNLDILGGIVLGSSVALAGGIIRDILIGVLPPTNIVYLPYPIIAIMASLIAYIFYPLIAKYKNALMYADAIGLGTFSAVGAEIATEHGLNILGVILMAAVTAAGGGVVRDVLAGEIPTIFRRDIYATVAVLGGIIYLVFKSLLGSETAVLATAIIIVITRFIIIMRGLDKAYVTIRLSPYRLAEDARDTRHGVNPHSH; translated from the coding sequence GTGGGTTTCGTAAACCTATTAATAAACATATTTAATTATATTGGGATAGTGGCATTCGCAGCCTCAGGCGCCTTTAAGGCGTATGAGAAAAACCTGGACATATTGGGTGGTATCGTCCTCGGCTCCTCAGTAGCCCTTGCCGGAGGCATAATTAGGGACATCCTCATTGGCGTACTTCCACCAACAAACATCGTTTACCTGCCCTACCCAATAATAGCAATAATGGCGTCATTAATAGCCTACATATTCTACCCACTCATCGCCAAATACAAGAATGCTCTCATGTACGCAGACGCCATTGGTCTCGGCACATTCTCAGCCGTAGGCGCCGAGATTGCTACTGAGCATGGTCTTAACATACTTGGTGTGATATTGATGGCTGCCGTGACCGCGGCAGGCGGTGGCGTAGTTAGGGATGTGCTGGCCGGCGAGATCCCCACAATATTTAGGCGTGACATCTATGCGACGGTGGCTGTGCTTGGCGGCATAATATACCTCGTATTCAAGTCATTATTAGGTAGTGAGACTGCGGTGCTTGCCACGGCTATTATCATAGTGATTACTAGATTCATAATAATAATGAGGGGTCTCGATAAGGCTTACGTGACGATACGCCTATCGCCATATAGATTAGCAGAAGATGCGAGAGATACAAGGCATGGTGTTAATCCTCATTCACATTAA
- a CDS encoding replication factor C small subunit gives MAELIWVEKYRPSRIDDIIDQEEVKERIKQFLKTGNMPHMLFYGPPGTGKTTMALAIARELYGDAWRENVLELNASDERGITTIRERVKEFARTAPMGKAPYKLVILDEADNMTSDAQQALRRMMEMYANVTRFILIANYVSRIIDPIQSRCAMFRFSPLPKDAVLGRLREIASKEGVKVTNEALEAIWDVSQGDMRKAINTLQAAAATAKEITPEVIYKTVGYIEPKDIVDLVNTVFSGDFVKARDKLRTLMYEHGVSGTEILRAIQRQIMGGAINVPDEAKVEIAEAAADIDYRLTEGSDEEIQLSAFLAKLMLIGKKYGLGAGKEVGKETKAPAKRR, from the coding sequence ATCGCAGAATTAATATGGGTTGAGAAGTATCGTCCTTCGAGGATTGATGACATTATTGACCAGGAGGAGGTCAAGGAAAGGATTAAGCAGTTCCTAAAGACAGGTAATATGCCGCACATGTTATTTTACGGTCCTCCTGGTACTGGTAAGACTACGATGGCTCTTGCCATTGCCCGTGAGCTTTATGGTGATGCCTGGCGTGAGAATGTTCTCGAGTTAAATGCAAGTGACGAGAGGGGTATAACCACCATTAGGGAGAGGGTTAAGGAGTTCGCGAGAACGGCACCGATGGGTAAGGCGCCGTATAAGCTTGTAATTCTTGATGAGGCTGATAACATGACGTCGGATGCACAGCAGGCTCTTAGGAGGATGATGGAGATGTATGCGAATGTGACTAGGTTTATACTCATTGCTAATTACGTGTCTAGGATCATTGATCCAATACAGTCCCGCTGCGCCATGTTTAGGTTTTCTCCTCTTCCTAAGGATGCTGTTCTTGGTAGGCTTAGGGAGATTGCCTCGAAGGAGGGCGTTAAGGTAACCAATGAGGCATTGGAGGCCATATGGGACGTAAGCCAGGGAGACATGAGAAAAGCAATAAACACGTTACAAGCTGCCGCGGCTACGGCTAAGGAGATAACACCTGAGGTTATTTATAAGACGGTGGGTTACATAGAGCCTAAGGACATAGTTGACTTGGTAAACACGGTATTTAGCGGTGACTTTGTTAAGGCTAGGGATAAGTTGAGGACGTTAATGTATGAGCATGGTGTGTCTGGTACGGAGATACTGAGGGCTATACAGAGGCAAATAATGGGTGGGGCCATTAACGTGCCTGATGAGGCTAAGGTTGAGATTGCGGAGGCTGCTGCCGACATTGATTATAGGCTTACTGAGGGCTCTGATGAGGAAATACAGCTCTCAGCCTTCCTGGCTAAGTTAATGCTAATTGGTAAGAAGTATGGGTTGGGGGCTGGTAAGGAGGTTGGTAAGGAAACTAAGGCACCTGCCAAGAGGAGGTGA
- the truD gene encoding tRNA pseudouridine(13) synthase TruD, translating to MPLASEAWLDRFVGMNYYVTDCEGIGGRIKERLEDFIVEEVLIDGQVVPTGITGKPLPKIVSKPGPWVWMIIEKRGIDAITLSLVISRKLGVNYRDVSFGGLKDAIAVTSQVVSVRGVSINEVPNDFGRDIKVLNAVSMDRAFTTSDIWGNEFTIKVRNIDVSRKDSINCVINQLMERGLPTYYGYQRFGLKRPNSHIIGKHIIFGEFEEAVNELLTHAYPMEPPRIREVREFIARTGDYSKALELMPRSYRYYPERAVLKQLASNPRDFVNALRKLPHELLNLYVESYQSYLFNLALSERIGRGLPINKALPGDAVALLDEHGLPTKHVIYVNESMVDKVNELIMRGRAVPVGHLVGYNTKLPPGLQSDIELDVLRREGVDLSMFMVKSIPKLSIRGGYRPLFTKPIIISTNLANDGLNIVFRLPRGNYATVFLRELMKSKHPEIDFT from the coding sequence ATGCCGTTGGCATCGGAGGCTTGGCTTGATAGGTTTGTTGGGATGAATTACTACGTAACGGACTGCGAGGGCATTGGTGGGAGGATTAAGGAGAGGCTTGAGGACTTCATAGTTGAGGAGGTGCTTATTGATGGGCAAGTAGTGCCTACCGGCATCACTGGTAAGCCCTTGCCTAAGATCGTTAGTAAGCCAGGCCCCTGGGTCTGGATGATAATTGAGAAGAGGGGTATTGATGCAATAACGTTGTCGTTGGTAATAAGTAGGAAGCTTGGTGTTAATTATCGTGACGTTAGCTTTGGTGGTCTTAAGGATGCGATAGCCGTTACATCGCAGGTGGTCTCTGTACGTGGAGTCTCAATCAATGAGGTACCCAATGACTTCGGTAGGGACATCAAGGTGCTTAATGCGGTGAGTATGGATAGGGCATTCACGACGAGCGATATTTGGGGTAATGAATTCACAATAAAGGTTAGGAACATTGACGTTTCCAGGAAGGATAGCATTAATTGCGTAATTAATCAATTGATGGAGAGGGGTTTACCCACGTACTACGGGTATCAAAGATTTGGCTTAAAGAGACCGAATTCTCACATTATAGGTAAGCACATTATCTTTGGTGAGTTTGAGGAGGCTGTAAATGAATTGCTGACCCATGCATATCCAATGGAACCTCCGAGGATAAGAGAAGTTAGGGAGTTCATTGCAAGAACTGGTGATTACTCGAAGGCCCTTGAATTAATGCCCAGGAGCTACAGGTATTACCCTGAAAGGGCCGTACTTAAACAATTAGCCAGCAATCCTAGGGATTTCGTAAACGCCCTAAGGAAGTTACCCCATGAATTATTAAACCTCTACGTTGAATCCTACCAATCATACCTATTTAACCTAGCCCTAAGCGAGCGAATTGGTAGGGGCTTACCAATAAATAAGGCGTTACCTGGTGATGCCGTTGCTCTGCTTGATGAGCATGGTCTACCAACTAAGCACGTGATTTATGTGAATGAGTCCATGGTTGATAAGGTTAATGAATTAATAATGAGGGGTCGGGCAGTCCCCGTCGGTCACCTAGTGGGTTATAACACTAAGCTTCCACCTGGTCTCCAAAGCGACATAGAGCTTGATGTGCTGAGGAGGGAGGGTGTAGACCTGTCAATGTTTATGGTTAAGTCAATACCGAAATTATCAATTAGAGGTGGTTATAGGCCATTATTTACCAAGCCTATCATCATCAGTACCAACTTAGCTAATGATGGGTTAAACATAGTCTTTAGACTACCCCGTGGTAATTATGCTACAGTATTTCTTAGGGAATTAATGAAAAGTAAGCATCCCGAAATCGATTTCACGTGA
- a CDS encoding family 1 encapsulin nanocompartment shell protein: protein MMFSKNPVDIIKDRKFSQGEIADSLRLAIMAELDAINLYLQLSRLIDDERVRRVFEDIAKEEKTHFGEFLTLLKSYDPEQVEQLKAGSAEVGELTGIKLPANDPNNGQRKSGSTSNANDPPPDVVSSSNLSPEELRYIQDRIREVANGVRRFRKYLTVYEAGPGLDAVPLDEVVIGPPITATRSVIPLKELSVKFSILQRQVEYARARGERVYSVTADQAAIKLGYEEDSAILSDILSNPRVRSMSISSWDMPGSAVNEVSSAVNALYGNYIPEPYVLFVSPGRYTKLLMVVERTGVMELTRVKSLVKDVVIIPQLKDDTALLLSAHQSIIDIAVGVDTALVYLGPEDRAHGFVLWETLTVRIKDPRGVIILRQG from the coding sequence ATGATGTTTTCTAAGAACCCGGTAGATATCATTAAGGATAGAAAATTTTCACAGGGTGAGATTGCCGATTCACTTAGGCTCGCTATTATGGCTGAGCTTGATGCCATAAACCTATACCTACAATTATCCAGGCTCATTGATGATGAGCGAGTTAGGAGGGTATTTGAGGATATAGCTAAGGAGGAAAAGACACACTTTGGCGAGTTTCTCACGTTACTTAAATCCTACGACCCTGAGCAGGTTGAGCAACTAAAGGCCGGTTCAGCAGAGGTCGGCGAGCTAACGGGTATTAAATTGCCGGCAAATGACCCTAATAATGGTCAGAGGAAGTCGGGCTCAACTAGTAATGCCAATGATCCTCCACCTGACGTGGTTTCATCATCGAACCTAAGTCCCGAGGAACTTAGATACATACAGGATAGGATTAGGGAGGTTGCCAATGGTGTGAGGAGGTTTAGGAAGTACTTAACCGTTTATGAGGCTGGTCCTGGGCTTGATGCCGTGCCGCTTGACGAAGTCGTAATTGGTCCTCCAATTACTGCGACTAGGTCCGTGATACCACTTAAGGAGTTAAGTGTGAAGTTCTCAATTTTGCAAAGGCAGGTGGAGTACGCTAGGGCAAGGGGTGAGAGGGTTTACTCGGTAACCGCTGATCAAGCGGCTATTAAGCTTGGTTATGAGGAGGACTCAGCAATACTTAGCGATATTTTAAGTAATCCTAGGGTTAGGTCAATGAGTATTTCATCGTGGGACATGCCCGGTTCAGCAGTTAATGAAGTATCAAGCGCTGTTAATGCATTATATGGTAATTACATACCTGAGCCGTACGTATTATTCGTAAGTCCTGGTAGGTATACAAAGCTCTTAATGGTTGTTGAGAGGACGGGCGTCATGGAGTTAACGAGGGTTAAATCCCTGGTTAAGGATGTGGTGATTATTCCTCAATTAAAGGATGACACTGCATTATTACTATCTGCTCATCAATCAATCATCGATATAGCCGTGGGTGTTGACACGGCATTGGTATATTTAGGCCCTGAGGATAGGGCGCATGGTTTTGTATTGTGGGAGACGTTGACTGTGAGAATTAAGGATCCCAGGGGTGTGATCATTCTTAGGCAGGGATAA
- a CDS encoding sulfite oxidase-like oxidoreductase, whose protein sequence is MSNAINDILKIALSRECSKLVYRRELPPNQRVIPRFVIYDVYDPPEDVDVFSYRLRVMGLVENRVEIPYIDLITKAPCVDLVTDFHCVTGWSVLNVEWRGVPTKYLVDMARPKGDYVMAVGIDGYTTNLPLSALLEETTIIAYAMNGKILPREHGFPLRLVVPSRYGWKSAKYLSELVIMDSNEPGYWESLGYHDNGDPWLEERFNEGGLIMMRRRVRVMR, encoded by the coding sequence GTGAGTAATGCGATTAATGATATCCTTAAGATCGCGTTAAGTAGGGAATGCAGTAAATTAGTTTATAGGCGTGAATTACCACCAAACCAAAGGGTTATCCCTCGCTTCGTGATATACGATGTCTATGATCCTCCCGAAGATGTTGATGTATTTAGCTATAGATTGAGGGTGATGGGGCTCGTTGAGAATAGAGTTGAGATACCGTATATAGACCTAATCACGAAAGCACCCTGCGTAGACCTGGTCACTGATTTCCACTGCGTCACTGGTTGGAGCGTGTTAAATGTGGAGTGGAGGGGTGTACCAACGAAGTACTTAGTAGATATGGCTAGGCCTAAGGGCGATTACGTAATGGCTGTTGGTATCGATGGTTACACTACGAATTTACCATTGAGTGCTTTGCTTGAGGAAACAACGATAATTGCCTATGCAATGAATGGGAAAATACTGCCTAGGGAACATGGCTTTCCGCTGAGACTTGTTGTACCGTCACGCTATGGCTGGAAAAGCGCCAAGTACCTTAGTGAGTTAGTAATCATGGATAGTAACGAGCCCGGTTACTGGGAGTCCCTTGGTTACCATGATAATGGTGACCCGTGGCTTGAGGAGAGATTCAATGAGGGTGGTCTAATAATGATGAGGAGGAGGGTTAGGGTTATGAGGTGA
- a CDS encoding replication factor C large subunit: MSRRIPWVEKYRPRRLSEVVNQEEAKKALLDWINDWEKGKPSKKAVMLVGPPGTGKTTLAYALANERGYEVLELNASDVRTGERIRQVMGGSMKMGSLFGFKGRIILFDEVDGLNVREDRGGLAAIVELIRESTWPIIMTANNPWDPKFRELRDEAEVIQLKPLDEDDILTILRRICNAEGIKCEEDALKLIAESSGGDVRAAINDLQAAAEGKKVLTKDDVTVTERAHQFDMFKILDKVFHARRFEEARSVTFLPSFDWESYYPWALDNIPSVYAKSVEAVSEALDNLSLSDVVRGRIMKTQEWELMPYMLELMTAGVALVRNKPALARFVRLTFPERIRLLAKTKEIRQMRDALINRLRTELHVSSSEVSLYYMPLLRLMATSDAFKKKLLERLMKIMGYSLESVEKTLGIEEVSAGGEGEGTKRGSTKRSRG; encoded by the coding sequence TTGTCAAGGAGAATTCCCTGGGTTGAGAAGTACCGCCCAAGGAGGCTCTCCGAGGTTGTTAATCAGGAGGAGGCTAAGAAGGCATTGCTTGATTGGATAAATGATTGGGAGAAGGGTAAACCAAGTAAGAAGGCTGTGATGCTCGTCGGCCCACCAGGTACTGGCAAGACCACGCTTGCGTATGCCTTAGCTAATGAGAGGGGTTACGAGGTCCTTGAATTAAACGCGAGCGATGTTAGGACTGGCGAGAGAATTAGGCAGGTGATGGGAGGCTCAATGAAGATGGGATCACTCTTTGGTTTTAAGGGCAGGATCATACTCTTCGATGAGGTTGATGGCCTCAACGTCAGGGAGGATAGGGGTGGGTTGGCAGCCATTGTGGAGTTGATTAGGGAATCCACCTGGCCCATAATAATGACCGCCAATAATCCATGGGACCCCAAGTTTAGGGAGTTGAGAGATGAGGCTGAGGTTATTCAACTGAAGCCTCTTGATGAGGATGACATATTAACAATACTGAGGAGGATATGCAACGCCGAGGGTATTAAATGCGAGGAAGATGCTCTAAAGCTCATTGCTGAGTCATCGGGTGGTGATGTTAGGGCTGCGATAAATGATTTACAGGCAGCCGCAGAGGGTAAGAAGGTCCTGACTAAGGATGACGTTACGGTTACCGAGAGGGCTCATCAATTTGATATGTTTAAGATACTTGATAAGGTATTTCATGCAAGGAGGTTTGAGGAGGCTAGGTCAGTCACGTTCTTACCAAGCTTTGACTGGGAGAGTTATTACCCGTGGGCGCTGGATAACATACCGTCTGTGTACGCGAAGTCCGTAGAGGCAGTTAGTGAGGCCCTTGATAATTTATCACTTTCCGACGTGGTCAGGGGTAGAATAATGAAGACCCAGGAGTGGGAGTTAATGCCTTACATGCTTGAATTAATGACGGCCGGCGTCGCGTTGGTACGCAATAAACCTGCGCTTGCCAGGTTTGTTAGGTTGACATTCCCTGAGAGGATTAGGTTATTGGCTAAGACTAAGGAGATTAGGCAAATGAGGGATGCCCTAATTAATAGGCTAAGGACCGAGCTTCACGTAAGCAGTTCCGAGGTGTCATTATACTACATGCCCTTACTCAGATTAATGGCAACGAGCGACGCCTTTAAGAAGAAGCTGCTTGAACGCCTAATGAAGATCATGGGCTATTCACTGGAGAGCGTTGAGAAGACGCTCGGCATCGAGGAGGTGAGTGCCGGTGGCGAGGGTGAAGGGACTAAACGTGGGTCGACGAAAAGATCCAGAGGGTAA
- a CDS encoding 30S ribosomal protein S7: protein MSSDQGITLSKETVTYQVGGVTIIEECPRDLKTLDGEPIKLFGKWTFENVIVRDPGLRRYLCLKPMYLPHTSGRYQKRKFGKAKIPAIERLMNQLMHPGRNAGKKHKAYNIVKRAFEMIHLKTGQNPIQVFVDAIVNAAPREEITRVVYGGIAYPVSVDVSPLRRLDLAIRWITEGARQCSFNNPKPIEECLADEIIAAAQNDQKSYAIRKKDEMERIAASAR, encoded by the coding sequence ATGAGTAGTGATCAGGGAATTACACTGTCTAAGGAGACCGTCACTTACCAAGTTGGTGGTGTAACAATAATTGAGGAATGCCCAAGGGACTTGAAGACCCTCGATGGCGAACCAATTAAGTTATTTGGTAAGTGGACTTTCGAAAACGTCATTGTTAGGGACCCAGGCCTTAGGAGGTACCTGTGCCTAAAGCCCATGTACCTACCACACACAAGCGGTAGGTATCAGAAGAGGAAGTTTGGTAAGGCTAAGATACCAGCCATTGAGAGATTAATGAATCAATTGATGCACCCAGGTAGGAATGCTGGCAAGAAGCATAAGGCTTACAACATTGTCAAGAGGGCTTTCGAAATGATACACCTAAAGACTGGGCAGAACCCAATACAGGTCTTTGTGGACGCGATAGTGAATGCGGCGCCCAGGGAGGAGATTACGAGGGTTGTCTATGGTGGTATTGCATACCCTGTATCAGTCGATGTCTCACCACTAAGGAGGCTTGACCTAGCCATCAGGTGGATAACCGAGGGCGCCAGGCAGTGCTCCTTCAATAATCCCAAGCCGATCGAGGAGTGCCTGGCTGATGAGATCATAGCCGCAGCGCAGAATGATCAGAAGTCATACGCAATTAGGAAGAAGGATGAGATGGAGAGAATAGCCGCAAGTGCGAGGTAA
- a CDS encoding aspartyl protease family protein, whose translation MGYVRVGDIVGGVGGLGVSFLVDTGAFCAVIGPSLAEDLGVKPVVNVRLSG comes from the coding sequence ATGGGTTATGTCAGGGTTGGGGATATCGTGGGTGGTGTGGGTGGGTTGGGGGTTAGCTTCTTAGTTGATACTGGTGCCTTCTGCGCGGTAATAGGCCCAAGCCTCGCTGAGGACCTGGGTGTGAAGCCCGTGGTGAACGTAAGGCTTAGCGGCTGA
- a CDS encoding type II toxin-antitoxin system VapC family toxin, which yields MYLVDANIFLEVLYRRGRWAECYEFLNRVKKGDIRAYVLHFTIHAISAILGKPDLVSKFLSEVSTWRGLVIIDSPIDEEIMAAELAPKVGLDFDDGLHYYYAKKMRLKLVSFDKDFDKTDVERLEPRDVP from the coding sequence ATGTACCTGGTTGATGCGAATATATTCTTAGAGGTGCTTTATAGGAGGGGTAGGTGGGCTGAGTGTTATGAGTTCCTTAACAGGGTTAAGAAAGGCGACATTAGGGCCTATGTCCTTCACTTCACAATACATGCCATATCTGCCATCCTAGGCAAGCCAGACCTAGTGAGTAAGTTTCTATCTGAGGTAAGTACATGGCGTGGACTTGTAATAATTGATTCACCAATTGATGAGGAGATTATGGCCGCGGAACTTGCGCCCAAGGTTGGCCTAGACTTCGATGACGGACTTCATTATTATTACGCTAAGAAGATGAGACTTAAGTTGGTATCATTCGATAAGGACTTCGATAAAACAGACGTAGAGAGATTAGAGCCACGTGATGTGCCGTAG
- a CDS encoding ARMT1-like domain-containing protein: MRSSWYVSASDCLLCVLESRFSELKKLGINDATSFIDLGRTVMNLAPLGRATVFIESFNSMTRMLSNMLSNNDPHTDEKLMLERVAGELISGLRLGDDVIDYVKLAASANSVDVPMRGYNFSVKDFVRNILEEPAWLDTDPASLRNRLNHVGSIAYLVDNAGEFQFDLLLIRKLVSMGIKVVVYARSRPYEVDVTYDYIINLARNFEARALPGNYSAFWYDDVVRELMNYDLVISKGLDNLETFMEKRPGLNNVLFLFRAKCPLIARLFNVDSNKPVILMGTERLRTPA, translated from the coding sequence ATGCGTAGCTCATGGTACGTAAGCGCCAGTGATTGCTTGCTCTGCGTTCTTGAGTCCAGGTTCAGCGAGTTAAAGAAACTTGGAATTAACGATGCTACGTCGTTCATAGATTTGGGTAGGACTGTGATGAACTTAGCACCACTGGGTAGGGCAACGGTGTTTATTGAGTCGTTTAATAGCATGACAAGAATGCTTAGTAATATGCTTAGTAATAATGACCCGCATACTGATGAGAAATTAATGCTTGAGAGAGTTGCTGGTGAGTTAATTAGTGGGTTGAGACTTGGTGATGATGTTATTGATTACGTGAAGCTCGCTGCCTCGGCAAACTCCGTTGATGTGCCAATGAGGGGTTATAATTTTAGTGTTAAGGATTTCGTTAGGAATATACTTGAGGAACCAGCTTGGCTAGACACTGATCCTGCCAGTCTAAGAAATAGGCTTAATCATGTAGGGAGTATTGCCTACCTGGTTGATAATGCCGGTGAGTTTCAGTTTGACCTATTGCTTATTAGGAAGCTCGTTTCAATGGGTATTAAGGTCGTGGTATATGCAAGGAGTAGGCCTTACGAGGTTGATGTTACGTATGACTATATCATTAACCTTGCCAGGAATTTTGAAGCTAGGGCATTACCTGGTAATTACTCAGCCTTCTGGTATGATGATGTGGTTAGGGAGTTGATGAATTACGACTTAGTAATTTCGAAGGGACTTGATAACCTGGAAACCTTTATGGAGAAAAGGCCGGGGTTAAATAACGTATTATTCCTATTCAGGGCTAAATGCCCATTAATAGCCAGGTTATTTAATGTCGATAGTAACAAGCCGGTCATATTAATGGGGACTGAGCGTTTAAGAACCCCTGCTTAA
- a CDS encoding 2,5-diamino-6-(ribosylamino)-4(3H)-pyrimidinone 5'-phosphate reductase codes for MPKPYVIIVSAASIDGRIASKTGYSRLSCPFDLRRLHEVRASVDAIMVGANTVINDDPSLTPRYVKAIRNPIRVVIDGKLRIPLTAKVVTNKEAPTIIVTTEQADRNKIAQLMNMSVEVWVMGKERINLKDVLERLFMEKNVKRVLVEGGGHLNWELIKEGLVDEIRLTISPYVFGAGTSFIEGEGYPTTIEGPRLRLKSVNICECGQEVILNYIVEGD; via the coding sequence ATGCCTAAGCCCTACGTCATTATAGTCTCGGCGGCGTCGATTGACGGTAGGATAGCCAGTAAGACCGGTTACTCGAGGCTTTCCTGCCCCTTCGACCTCAGGAGGCTTCACGAAGTTAGGGCGAGTGTTGATGCGATAATGGTTGGGGCTAATACCGTAATTAATGATGACCCATCATTAACGCCTAGGTATGTTAAGGCGATTAGAAACCCCATAAGGGTTGTTATTGATGGGAAATTGAGAATACCACTAACGGCTAAGGTGGTCACGAATAAGGAGGCACCAACAATAATAGTCACCACGGAACAAGCAGATCGTAATAAAATCGCTCAATTAATGAACATGAGCGTTGAGGTATGGGTAATGGGTAAGGAACGCATTAACCTTAAAGACGTCCTTGAGAGGTTGTTCATGGAGAAGAACGTTAAGAGGGTCCTTGTGGAGGGTGGTGGGCACCTTAATTGGGAATTAATTAAGGAGGGGCTCGTGGACGAGATTAGGCTTACGATATCGCCATACGTATTCGGAGCAGGTACATCATTCATAGAGGGCGAGGGATACCCAACAACAATAGAGGGACCTAGGTTAAGGCTTAAATCCGTTAATATATGCGAGTGCGGTCAGGAAGTTATACTTAACTACATTGTTGAGGGGGATTAA
- a CDS encoding GTP-dependent dephospho-CoA kinase family protein translates to MYVLVSKWARSMMAWPLGIAISKEAPDSIIRVRSEYGNSFLITVGDVVTMNTIRYWRVPDLAFMDLKTRRTIGMGGVETVGFDRVINIVNKPATLSIEVINAVRDAMRDAVNGIHVLIQVDGEEDLLAIPAVLLAPRGSLVLYGLYTGYLIAIPITDEYKLAMLKLFSMMKPANA, encoded by the coding sequence GTGTATGTACTCGTTAGCAAGTGGGCTAGGTCCATGATGGCTTGGCCACTTGGTATAGCGATTAGTAAGGAGGCGCCTGATTCGATCATTAGGGTAAGGAGTGAGTATGGGAACTCCTTCCTTATAACAGTTGGTGATGTTGTTACGATGAACACAATCAGGTATTGGAGGGTTCCCGACCTAGCCTTCATGGACCTGAAGACCAGGAGGACTATTGGCATGGGTGGTGTTGAGACCGTCGGTTTTGACAGGGTCATTAACATAGTTAATAAACCCGCCACACTGAGTATTGAGGTGATTAATGCCGTGAGGGATGCAATGAGGGATGCGGTTAATGGCATTCATGTGCTCATACAGGTTGATGGTGAGGAGGACCTACTCGCGATACCCGCCGTACTCCTGGCGCCAAGGGGTTCCCTGGTTTTGTATGGTCTCTATACCGGTTACCTCATTGCCATACCCATTACCGATGAGTATAAGCTGGCAATGTTAAAATTATTCTCAATGATGAAGCCAGCTAATGCCTAA
- a CDS encoding DUF72 domain-containing protein yields the protein MKDVFVGTCGFPTSRSKYYSLFKVVELQETFYDLPTQERMSNLKREAPADFQFTVKVFQGLTHTSDSPTWRKIRRARLTGDSGNYGLLKPTRENFELWDEFVNVTKPLNPVFYVFQTPPSMEITEDSVRDVIEFFRTIGGSDRIGWEPRGISYNNVDLLRRVFEETGIVHVVDPFRHEVLVPRDVTYFRLHGIGKGEVNYSYKYTDNDLGRLKAIIDGVESSTIYVMFNNVHMLDDALRFMKLIGK from the coding sequence ATGAAGGATGTCTTTGTGGGTACCTGCGGATTTCCCACATCACGGTCTAAGTATTACTCGTTATTTAAGGTTGTGGAGTTACAGGAGACGTTTTATGATTTACCAACTCAGGAAAGGATGAGTAACCTTAAGAGGGAGGCCCCTGCTGATTTTCAGTTTACAGTCAAGGTATTTCAGGGGTTAACGCACACTAGTGATTCGCCGACTTGGCGTAAGATAAGGAGGGCTAGGTTAACGGGTGACTCAGGTAATTATGGCTTGCTTAAGCCCACGAGGGAGAATTTCGAGCTTTGGGATGAATTCGTCAACGTAACTAAGCCCCTTAACCCGGTGTTTTATGTCTTTCAGACGCCACCTTCCATGGAAATTACTGAGGATAGTGTTAGGGATGTCATTGAGTTCTTCCGCACAATAGGTGGTAGTGATAGGATAGGTTGGGAACCAAGGGGTATTAGTTATAATAATGTCGATTTATTGAGACGGGTCTTTGAGGAAACAGGTATTGTGCATGTTGTTGATCCCTTTAGGCATGAGGTTCTCGTTCCTCGTGATGTAACCTACTTCAGGCTTCATGGGATTGGTAAGGGCGAGGTTAACTATTCATATAAGTACACCGATAACGACCTTGGGAGACTTAAGGCTATTATTGATGGTGTTGAGTCGTCTACCATATACGTGATGTTTAATAACGTGCACATGCTTGATGATGCCCTCAGATTCATGAAGTTAATTGGGAAGTAA